The proteins below come from a single Plantactinospora sp. KBS50 genomic window:
- a CDS encoding penicillin-binding transpeptidase domain-containing protein produces MRAAYLVRAESPLRRGRLRAKPAGAGHRVRPARRPPAWVRPTRRLPAALAGLSLLAAGLSGCSSPGPESALDAFLAGWRDGTLDKLAFIDPSGRKLPATDVADELKHLTGDLAGAVPGLRVDGKVTGNGGLATATVAVDWPLPGDGHWTYPTTVRLKQGQDDAWQIIWEPKLVQNDLTSGDQLSVTRLPAKRGDVLDAAGKPLVTSRPVVLVGVDPGQVTDAKDLTRKLDEAFRAIRPPLTPPIDLGDLPERIAAGTPGSRVEVVTLRKDAYDQIRSRIRPLPGTVFLTAERELSPSREFGRAVLGTVDDVQKQDIDADPATYGYGDRVGHGGIAGAYDKQLRGVPGASVQIMRQDPEGALKPISEVFRREPQPGAALRTRLDTGTQTAADAAVATQPGHRTALVALRISDGSILAAANGPGAAEENLAFTAQVPPGSTFKMVTALGLLDAGAVQAETPVDCPKTFLVEGRTFKNSDFFELGTVPFRTDFAKSCNTAFAALAPKLGADGLAAAGRTLGLEGSWQVGLDAFTGKVSTGGPGVERAAAAIGQGTTLVSPLAMACATAAVARGQWSQPTLVAPDTPDVPAAAGPGPQLKAGSVEPLRAMMREVVTAGTATSLAKVPGDPVYGKTGTAEYDNDPAHAHAWFVGWQGDIAFAVFVEQGGSSTASAVPIAEKFLRALPARR; encoded by the coding sequence ATGCGTGCCGCGTACCTGGTCCGTGCCGAATCTCCGCTTCGGCGCGGGCGGTTGCGCGCGAAGCCGGCCGGAGCGGGACATCGGGTACGACCCGCCCGGCGGCCGCCCGCGTGGGTACGCCCCACCCGGCGGCTGCCCGCGGCGCTCGCGGGGCTGTCGCTGCTGGCCGCCGGGCTCAGCGGCTGTTCGAGCCCGGGGCCGGAGTCGGCGCTCGACGCGTTCCTGGCCGGCTGGCGGGACGGCACCCTGGACAAGCTCGCCTTCATCGACCCGAGCGGCCGGAAACTGCCCGCGACGGACGTCGCCGACGAACTCAAGCACCTCACCGGTGACCTGGCCGGCGCCGTCCCGGGGTTGCGCGTCGACGGCAAGGTCACCGGGAACGGCGGGTTGGCCACCGCCACCGTCGCGGTCGACTGGCCGCTGCCCGGCGACGGCCACTGGACCTACCCGACCACGGTACGGCTGAAGCAGGGCCAGGACGACGCCTGGCAGATCATCTGGGAACCGAAGCTGGTGCAGAACGATCTCACCAGCGGCGACCAGTTGTCGGTCACCAGGCTGCCGGCCAAGCGCGGCGACGTGCTCGACGCCGCCGGGAAACCGCTTGTCACGTCCCGTCCGGTGGTCCTGGTGGGGGTCGACCCCGGGCAGGTGACCGACGCGAAGGACCTGACCCGCAAGCTCGACGAGGCGTTCCGGGCGATCCGACCGCCGCTCACCCCGCCGATCGACCTCGGCGACCTGCCCGAACGGATCGCGGCCGGCACGCCCGGCTCCCGGGTGGAGGTCGTGACGTTGCGCAAGGACGCCTACGACCAGATCCGGTCCCGGATCCGGCCGCTGCCCGGGACCGTGTTCCTGACCGCCGAGCGGGAGCTGTCGCCCAGCCGCGAGTTCGGCCGCGCCGTGCTCGGCACCGTCGACGACGTACAGAAACAGGACATCGACGCCGACCCGGCGACGTACGGCTACGGCGACCGGGTCGGCCACGGCGGCATCGCGGGCGCCTACGACAAGCAGTTGCGCGGCGTGCCCGGCGCCAGCGTGCAGATCATGCGCCAGGACCCGGAGGGCGCGCTCAAGCCGATCAGCGAGGTCTTCCGCCGGGAGCCGCAGCCCGGCGCGGCACTGCGGACACGGCTGGACACCGGTACGCAGACGGCCGCCGACGCGGCGGTGGCCACCCAGCCCGGCCACCGGACCGCCCTGGTCGCGCTGCGGATCAGCGACGGGTCGATCCTGGCCGCCGCCAACGGTCCGGGCGCCGCCGAGGAGAACCTCGCCTTCACCGCGCAGGTCCCGCCCGGCAGCACCTTCAAGATGGTCACCGCGCTCGGCCTGCTGGACGCCGGGGCGGTACAGGCGGAAACGCCGGTGGACTGCCCGAAGACCTTCCTGGTCGAGGGCCGTACGTTCAAGAACTCCGACTTCTTCGAGCTGGGCACGGTGCCGTTCCGCACCGACTTCGCCAAGTCGTGCAACACCGCCTTCGCCGCGCTGGCCCCGAAGCTGGGCGCCGACGGTCTGGCGGCCGCGGGCCGTACCCTCGGGTTGGAGGGATCCTGGCAGGTCGGGCTGGACGCCTTCACCGGAAAGGTCTCCACCGGCGGTCCGGGCGTGGAGCGGGCCGCCGCCGCGATCGGCCAGGGCACGACGCTGGTCAGCCCGCTGGCGATGGCCTGCGCGACCGCCGCGGTGGCCCGCGGGCAGTGGTCCCAACCCACGCTCGTCGCGCCGGACACCCCGGACGTCCCGGCCGCGGCCGGGCCCGGACCGCAGCTCAAGGCCGGCTCCGTCGAACCGCTGCGGGCCATGATGCGCGAGGTGGTCACCGCGGGTACGGCCACCAGCCTGGCCAAGGTGCCGGGCGACCCGGTGTACGGCAAGACCGGCACCGCGGAGTACGACAACGACCCGGCGCACGCCCACGCCTGGTTCGTCGGCTGGCAGGGCGACATCGCCTTCGCGGTCTTCGTCGAGCAGGGCGGATCGAGCACCGCCAGCGCGGTGCCGATCGCCGAGAAGTTCCTCCGCGCCCTGCCCGCCCGCCGCTGA
- a CDS encoding class I SAM-dependent methyltransferase, with product MPDPIFAERRLAAIYDPLDPDRSDLDAYLAMADEFGARSVLDVGCGTGTFACLLAERGLAVIGMDPAAASLEVARAKPGADRVRWIHGYVTDLPALQVDLVTMTANVAQVFLTDEDWTAVLRAAYAALRPGGRLVFETRDPAARAWLEWNHDRSHQRTVVPGVGAVESWVDLLGVHGDLVSFRGSYVFAADGARLTSESTLRFRHRDEVSTGLTATGFAVRDVRQAPDRPGREMVFVAQRPD from the coding sequence CGCCTGGCCGCGATCTACGATCCGCTGGACCCGGATCGCAGCGACCTGGACGCGTACCTGGCCATGGCCGACGAGTTCGGTGCGCGCAGCGTGCTGGACGTCGGCTGCGGCACCGGTACGTTCGCCTGCCTGCTCGCCGAACGCGGCCTGGCCGTGATCGGGATGGACCCGGCGGCGGCCTCGCTGGAGGTCGCCCGCGCCAAGCCCGGCGCCGACCGGGTGCGCTGGATCCACGGGTACGTCACCGACCTGCCCGCGCTTCAAGTCGATCTTGTCACGATGACCGCGAACGTCGCGCAGGTCTTCCTGACCGACGAGGACTGGACGGCGGTGCTGCGGGCGGCGTACGCGGCGCTGCGGCCGGGCGGCCGGCTGGTCTTCGAAACCCGCGACCCGGCGGCGCGGGCCTGGCTGGAGTGGAACCACGACCGGTCACACCAGCGTACGGTCGTACCCGGCGTCGGTGCCGTCGAGTCCTGGGTGGACCTGCTCGGCGTGCACGGCGACCTCGTCTCGTTCCGCGGGAGCTACGTTTTCGCGGCCGACGGTGCGCGGCTGACCTCGGAGTCCACCCTGCGCTTCCGGCACCGCGACGAGGTGAGCACCGGGCTGACCGCGACCGGCTTCGCGGTGCGCGACGTACGGCAGGCGCCGGACCGGCCCGGCCGCGAGATGGTGTTCGTCGCGCAGCGGCCCGACTGA